In Thermoanaerobaculia bacterium, the genomic stretch CCGATCTCGCGACGGAGTACACCCGCGAGCAGATCCGCGAGGGGACGGTCGGACACTTCCTTCTCGACGGCCTCCCGCCTTACGCGCGCCTGTCGCGGATCGGCGATCTCGGGATGGGCGCGGAGAACTCGGTCGCCTACATATCCAACGGGGACCACATCGACGAGTCTCCGCTGACGCTCGCTCTGCGCGGCGAGCGGGAGATGCTCGCGGAGAAGCCGCCGTCGGACGGCCATCGCCGCGCGATCCTCGATCCCGCGGCGACGCACGTCGGCGTCGGATGGTCCCTTTCGGGCGCGGACTTCCGCATGGCGGAAGAATTCGTCTCCCGCCGGTACGCGCACCTCGACGTCTCCCCTCTCCTGCGGTACGCCTCCGCGATCCGCGTCCGCGGCCAGGCGCTCCCCGGAATGAGCATCGCCTACGTCTCGGTCGCGCGGCAGCCGTTCCCGTCGCCGATCTCGCTGTCGGAAGCAAACTCGCGGCACTCCTACGCCTATCCGGACCCGCGCTTCGCGCTGCTCCCGGCGGCGGCCCCCTTCAGCGCCACCGGGCTGGCGAGCCGGAAATGTCTCGTCCCCTCGCTGCACGGCCGGTTCTCGTTCGAGTATCAGGTCGACGAGCCCGGAATGTGGACCTTCGTCCTCTACTTCCAGCGGAAGGGAGAGCGGGAACCGGCGCCCGGCGGCTGCTTCACCGTCTGGGTCGACGCCGGCCGGCGCGCGGTCGCCTCCTGACGGCGCGCGCGATGCGATTCCGCGCGGCCGCCGTCGCGCTCGCGATCTCCGCGGCCCTCGCCGCCTGCGCCGCCCGCGCGATCGCTCCCTCTTCGCTGCGGGTCTTCCGGCCCGATCTCTCCTCGCCTCTGGAAGACGCGTTCCCCCGGGGAGAAGCCCCGCGCGATCCCGTGTCGTCCGCCCTGTGGGAGCGGATCAATCGCGACCGGCGCGACCACGGCCTCCCGCCGGTGCTTTGGGACGAACGCGCGGCATCGGCCGCCCGCCGCACGACGCGCCGCCAGGTCGAGGAGAGGACCGACGGCCACTTCCTGCTCGACGGTTTCCCGCCGTACGCCCGCCTTTCCGCGGCGGCCGATTTCGGGATGGGGGCCGAGAACGCGGCCGCGTTCATGTCGGACGCGGGGACGCTGCACGATACGGCCCAGGGCCTCGCGCTCCGCGCACAGGCCGAGATGATGAAGGAGACCCCGCCCCGCGACAGCCACCGCCGCGCGGTCCTCGACCCGGCGGCGACCCACGTCGGGATCGGATGGGCGATGGCGGGGGGCGAGTTCCGCCTCGGGGTGGAATTCACGTCGCGCGGGTACGAACGGCTCCGCGTTCGAACCGAGGCGCGGCGCGCCTCGGTCGAAGTGGACGGCGCCGCTCTTCCCGAGCTCTTGCTCCGCTACGCGACGGTCGCCCGCGAGCCGGCGCCGAAGCCGATCTCCCGCCGCGAGGCGAACGGCCGCGATTCGTACTCGTACCCGGCGGCTGAGCTGATGCTGCTGCCGGAAGGGAGCCGCGAACGCGGCGTCGGCATTCGCAGCGTCCATCGCCTCTCCTCGGACTCCGCCGGACGCTTTTTCTTCTCCTGGGACTTCGACGCCCCGGGGTTGTGGACGTTCATCCTCTATTTTCAGCACCCGGGGGTCGAGCCGCCGAGGCCCGGGGGCTCGATCACCGTGCTCGTGGGCGAGCGCTGACCGTCGCTGGGGCGAATACGTCGGGCGACACGCGTCCGGCTCGATGGATCGCCGCGCGCGCTAAAGAGAACGGACGAAGTCCGCGAACCGCTCCATCCCCTTCTCGATCTCCTGCCGCGCGGCCGCGAACGAGAACCGGATGTAGCGGTCGTCGCCGAACGCGATCCCGGGAACGGCGGCGACTCCCCCGCGCTCCAGCAGGAGCTTCGCGAATTCGGCCGACCCGGCCGCGCCGGAGCGCGGAAAGAGCGTGGAAACGTCGGCGAACGCGTAGAACGCGCCGTCGGGGGCGGGGCATTCGACCCCCGGGATGGCGTTCAACGCCCTGGTGATGAGCTCCCGGCGGAGCGCGTATTCGGCGAGCATCGTCTCGACGGACTCGTTCGCGCGGTCGAGCTCGGTCAGAGCGGCGAGCGCGGCGGCCTGGGAGATCGACGAGGCGTTCGACGTCGAATGGCTCTGGTACCCCGCCATCGCCGCGATCACGTCCGCCGGAGCGACCGCCCACCCGAGCCGCCATCCGGTCATCGCGAACGTCTTGGACGCCGCTCCGGAGATCAGGACGTGGTCCGCGTGCTCGGCCCACGTGTCGGTCGGAGACGCGTGCGGCCGGCCGTCGTACAGGAAGAGCTCGTAGCACTCGTCGTACAGCACGAAGACGTTCCGATCCCGGGCCCACTCGAGGATCCGCCGGAGCTCGGCCGGCTCGATCGCCGCCCCGGTCGGATTGTTCGGGGAGTTCAGGATCAGGCCCCGGGTGCGCTCCGTCGCCGCCGGGAGCAGGTCGTCGAGCGTCGGCCGGAACGCGTTCTCGCGGCGCGTGACCGCGGGGACGCACGCCGCGCCCGAGAGCCGCACCATCTCCGGGAACGAAACCCAGTACGGCGCCGGAACGAGCACTTCGTCCCCTTCCTCGAAGAGGACCTGGCACGCGTTGAAGAGGGCCTGCTTGCCCCCGGCGGAGACGAGGACCTGGGAGGGGAACACGTCGGCGCCGCGCCTCCGGAACTTCGCCGCGATCGCTTCGCGGAGGGGCGGCTCCCCGGACGTCTCCGTGTATCGGGTGCGGTCGGCCTCGATGGCCTCGATGCCCGCTTCCTTGACGAAGCGGGGCGTCGGGAAATCGGGCTCGCCGACCCCGAGGTCGACGACGTCGGCGCCCCGTCGGCGCATTTCGGCGAGCGTCCGGGAAATTCCGAGCGTGGGCGAGGGACGGATCTCCCGCGCCCGGCGCGTCAGCCGGGCGGCGGTGCGGGCGCCGCCCCTCAACCGCGTTCTCCGGGAAAGAGCGAGCCCGAATCCCTCACCGGAAAAATTTATCACGCCCGGCGGGCGCGCCAGGTCCGCGCGAACGCGCCGAAGGCGGTCCAGCGCTTCCTCCCGAGGGCCGCGAGCGCGATCTCCCACACGCACCACGCGCCGTAGACGGCGATCATCGGCTCGCGCGTCGACGGGAGCAGGAACTGGATCAGCCAGAAGAGGAAGAGCACGGCCGCCTCGTATCCGGTCAGCGACATCGAGGCGAGGAGCAGCCACCCCAGGAACGACTGCAGGATCGTCAGGAGGATCTCGATCCGCTGGTGGTGGTCGAGCGGGAGGGCCGCGGTGGATCCGTGCGACCAGCAGTAGATGACGGGGATCAGGCCCGAGAGGATCGACCACTGGTTGATGTTCGACGAGACCATGTTCATGAGGGCCACGGGCGCGCGCGTGATCCGGCGGGCCCAGAGGAACGCGGAAACCTTCTCGGGAAACTCGGACAGGAACGGCGCGACCCACTGGACGAAAGCGAATTCGGAGACTCCCAACGACACCGCGAGCGCGAGGAGGCTGTTCAGGAACGGGTGAGCGGTGAAGTACAGGATGACGCCTCCCCCCAGGAACAGTCCGAGCACCGCCATCCACCGCCCCGCTCCGGAGAACGAGAGCGCCCAGCGGGAGACCCGCGGGACTTCGACGTCCTCCTCGCGGTCCTCTTCGCGCGGCGGCAGCCGGAGGAGGAGGGCGAGATATACGAAGTAGCAGGCGCCGAGGACCAGCGCGTCCCAGAGCCCGAGGCTCCCCTTCGCGACGATCACCACGAACCACACGAGAGGCGGAAGCAGGCCGACGACTTCGACCGAGTGATGGTCCTGGAGCTCGATGCCCCGGTACCGGAGCCCTTTTCTCCGCGAGGACCACCAGGCGACCCCGTAGATCATCGGCCAGCCGAGGCCGACGAGCAGGCGGAGCGAACCCGTGAAATTCGCGATCGCCAGGTGCACCATCGACGGATTCTTGCCGGCGTTCCACGCGATCACGGCCTCGACGGCGAACTCGGGGGCGGTCTGCAGCCAGGCGAGGAGCGCGAGCGCGAGCCCCTGGGACATCAGGAACTCGGCGGCCTCCGCGCCCCAGGCGACGAGGAAAGCGGCCGCGAGCATCGACGGGAACGTCCAGAGCGCGGACCACGGCGACGCGGCCGCCACCGTCCCGGGAAACGCGGCCCAGCGGCGGCGGGGCTTTTCGTCGGGTGCGGAGATCACCGGCGGGTTATACAACGGAAGTCGCGGGTTGCCCGGAGTCACCAGCCGCGGGCCCCCCCGCGCGAAGTCCCGGGCGAGAGCCGTCTCGAGACCACCCGGCGGCGCGGCGGGACGGGGTGGGAAGACGGGTTCGGGCAGACCGGCGCGAATCCTCCGTCGCTCGTCGGAGCGAAGGGGGACGGTCCGCGCTAGGATGGAAAAGTGATCGAGTCGCCGCGAAACGCGAGGGTGCAGTCGCTGTTGCGCGCGCGCGACGACGGAACCCTGTTCGTCCTCGAGGGGGAGAAGTTCGTCCTCGACGCGGCGGGCGCGGGATTCTCGTTCGAGGAGATCTTCCACGACGCCGGGGTGCGGCCGGGCCGCCTCGCGCGGCTCTCCGGACAGAAACCGACCCCCGTCGCCCGCGAAGTCCTCGCCCGCTTCTGCGAGGCGAAGACGCCGCAGCACGTCGTCGGACTCGCCCGCCGGAAGGAAACGCCGGCCG encodes the following:
- a CDS encoding CAP domain-containing protein is translated as MRFRAAAVALAISAALAACAARAIAPSSLRVFRPDLSSPLEDAFPRGEAPRDPVSSALWERINRDRRDHGLPPVLWDERAASAARRTTRRQVEERTDGHFLLDGFPPYARLSAAADFGMGAENAAAFMSDAGTLHDTAQGLALRAQAEMMKETPPRDSHRRAVLDPAATHVGIGWAMAGGEFRLGVEFTSRGYERLRVRTEARRASVEVDGAALPELLLRYATVAREPAPKPISRREANGRDSYSYPAAELMLLPEGSRERGVGIRSVHRLSSDSAGRFFFSWDFDAPGLWTFILYFQHPGVEPPRPGGSITVLVGER
- a CDS encoding pyridoxal phosphate-dependent aminotransferase, which gives rise to MRGGARTAARLTRRAREIRPSPTLGISRTLAEMRRRGADVVDLGVGEPDFPTPRFVKEAGIEAIEADRTRYTETSGEPPLREAIAAKFRRRGADVFPSQVLVSAGGKQALFNACQVLFEEGDEVLVPAPYWVSFPEMVRLSGAACVPAVTRRENAFRPTLDDLLPAATERTRGLILNSPNNPTGAAIEPAELRRILEWARDRNVFVLYDECYELFLYDGRPHASPTDTWAEHADHVLISGAASKTFAMTGWRLGWAVAPADVIAAMAGYQSHSTSNASSISQAAALAALTELDRANESVETMLAEYALRRELITRALNAIPGVECPAPDGAFYAFADVSTLFPRSGAAGSAEFAKLLLERGGVAAVPGIAFGDDRYIRFSFAAARQEIEKGMERFADFVRSL
- a CDS encoding CAP domain-containing protein, encoding MRTRLLSFFGPSVLLLSACALLTAPAGRLSIPRPGVAAPVSDGWPEGAPADPVAAAIFARINEDRAHEGLPPVAWDQKAADLATEYTREQIREGTVGHFLLDGLPPYARLSRIGDLGMGAENSVAYISNGDHIDESPLTLALRGEREMLAEKPPSDGHRRAILDPAATHVGVGWSLSGADFRMAEEFVSRRYAHLDVSPLLRYASAIRVRGQALPGMSIAYVSVARQPFPSPISLSEANSRHSYAYPDPRFALLPAAAPFSATGLASRKCLVPSLHGRFSFEYQVDEPGMWTFVLYFQRKGEREPAPGGCFTVWVDAGRRAVAS